In one window of Shewanella goraebulensis DNA:
- a CDS encoding bifunctional molybdopterin-guanine dinucleotide biosynthesis adaptor protein MobB/molybdopterin molybdotransferase MoeA, producing the protein MSIPFSNPLNIPVLGFCAYSGTGKTTLLKQLIPELNRRGVRLAVIKHAHHNFDVDIPGKDSYEMRKAGAKQMLVASHVRWALMTEDAVEGDPQLPHLLAQIEADKVDIVLVEGFKKLELPKIELHRAAHGKPLIHTHDDNIVAIACCDDTETPAELTRLDLNNVGQIADFVIEYQTNWQAPDVELPIPTKATPVSNEQKFLSVAQGLEQLMAMVTPLTDSEHVSIDDASNRVLAADAISPVNVPQQTNSAMDGYAFAYSKDNSPSNPVAPLKLMGEVLAGHEYPGTLAAGEAVRIMTGATVPQGADTVEARELVIEQDGQVQLQGKILAGQHVRLAGEDIAKDALALAKGHRLHAAEQGLLASLGLPKANVVKQPTIAVFSTGDEVSQPGEPLKANCIYDSNRYTIKSMAQKLGCKVIDLGIIEDSEAALTTALSQASVDADIVISSGGVSVGNADYIKTVLAKIGEINFWRINMRPGRPLAFGKVNDSLFFGLPGNPVAVMVSFLQFVQPAIRKLAGEINYTPQYLPAVTDSILRSRTGRTEFVRGQYYLNNDGRLHVASTGAQGSGMLNSMVKANCLIVIGEAEDSVMPGQQVYIQPFAELL; encoded by the coding sequence ATGAGTATACCGTTTTCCAATCCGCTTAATATTCCAGTTCTCGGATTCTGTGCCTACAGTGGCACCGGTAAAACCACCTTATTAAAGCAATTGATCCCTGAGCTTAATCGCCGTGGTGTTCGTTTAGCTGTCATTAAGCACGCTCATCATAATTTCGATGTTGATATCCCTGGTAAAGACAGCTACGAAATGCGTAAAGCTGGTGCGAAGCAAATGTTGGTTGCCTCGCACGTTCGCTGGGCATTAATGACCGAAGATGCTGTTGAGGGTGATCCGCAGCTACCGCATTTATTAGCACAAATTGAAGCTGATAAAGTGGACATCGTTTTGGTCGAAGGTTTTAAAAAGCTCGAATTACCAAAAATTGAATTACACCGAGCAGCACATGGTAAGCCACTTATTCATACCCACGATGATAATATCGTCGCTATCGCTTGCTGTGATGACACCGAAACACCAGCAGAACTCACTCGCTTAGATTTAAACAATGTCGGCCAAATCGCAGACTTTGTTATTGAGTATCAAACAAACTGGCAAGCTCCTGATGTTGAGTTACCAATCCCAACTAAAGCCACGCCTGTTTCTAATGAGCAAAAATTCTTATCGGTTGCTCAAGGTTTAGAGCAATTAATGGCGATGGTTACACCACTAACTGACAGCGAGCACGTTTCGATTGATGACGCATCAAATCGTGTTTTGGCCGCTGATGCTATTTCGCCAGTGAATGTACCGCAACAAACGAACTCGGCAATGGACGGCTATGCATTTGCTTATAGCAAAGATAATAGTCCTAGTAATCCTGTTGCTCCGCTTAAGTTAATGGGGGAAGTCCTAGCGGGTCACGAATACCCAGGCACCTTAGCTGCTGGCGAAGCGGTGCGTATTATGACAGGCGCAACTGTGCCACAAGGTGCAGACACAGTAGAAGCTCGCGAACTGGTAATCGAGCAAGATGGCCAAGTACAGCTACAAGGTAAAATTCTTGCAGGTCAACATGTTCGTTTAGCCGGTGAAGATATTGCAAAAGATGCACTTGCTCTAGCAAAAGGTCACCGCCTACATGCCGCTGAACAAGGTTTATTAGCCTCATTAGGGCTACCAAAAGCCAATGTGGTTAAACAGCCGACTATCGCTGTATTTTCAACGGGCGATGAAGTCAGCCAACCAGGTGAGCCATTAAAAGCGAACTGTATTTACGACTCTAACCGTTACACCATTAAATCAATGGCGCAAAAGTTAGGCTGTAAAGTCATCGACCTAGGCATTATTGAAGATAGCGAAGCCGCATTAACAACAGCTTTATCTCAAGCAAGTGTTGATGCCGATATTGTTATCAGCTCAGGTGGCGTATCAGTAGGAAATGCTGACTACATCAAAACAGTACTCGCGAAGATTGGCGAGATTAACTTCTGGCGCATTAACATGCGCCCAGGACGACCTTTGGCATTCGGTAAAGTAAATGACAGCTTGTTCTTTGGTTTACCAGGTAACCCAGTGGCGGTAATGGTGTCATTTTTACAGTTCGTGCAACCTGCCATTCGTAAGCTTGCTGGCGAAATCAACTATACGCCACAGTATTTGCCGGCGGTTACCGATAGTATCTTGCGCAGTAGAACTGGACGAACTGAATTTGTTCGTGGTCAATATTATCTAAACAATGATGGACGTTTACATGTTGCCTCAACAGGGGCGCAAGGTTCAGGGATGTTGAACTCAATGGTCAAAGCAAACTGTCTGATTGTTATCGGCGAAGCCGAAGATTCAGTTATGCCAGGCCAACAAGTCTACATTCAGCCTTTTGCTGAACTGTTATAA
- the moaA gene encoding GTP 3',8-cyclase MoaA, which yields MSLIVDKFNRKVEYLRLSVTDRCDFRCVYCMSEDPSFLPREQVLSLEELAWIAQAFTELGVKKIRLTGGEPLVRTDCDKLIELLGQLPGLDDLSMTTNGSRLSKQAQPMHDAGLKRLNISLDTLNPDLFTEMTRNGKVERVIAGIDAAKAAGFKHIKINAVILRGKNDHEVIDLINFCRERELDIAFIEEMPLGVMDERKRSRHCSSEEVRGIIEDTYPLIPSSKRTGGPARYYKMADSDIHIGFISPHSNNFCHECNRVRVTVEGRLLLCLGNENSVDLKSIVREFPGDIGKLKDAILEGIQHKPKEHYFGTDDDVQILRFMNSTGG from the coding sequence ATGAGTTTAATAGTCGACAAGTTTAACCGAAAAGTAGAGTACTTACGTTTATCGGTCACTGACCGTTGTGATTTTCGCTGTGTTTATTGTATGAGTGAAGATCCAAGCTTTTTACCTAGAGAACAGGTATTAAGCCTTGAAGAACTTGCATGGATTGCACAGGCTTTTACCGAGTTAGGCGTGAAGAAAATTCGCTTAACTGGCGGTGAGCCATTAGTTAGAACCGACTGCGATAAATTAATTGAGTTACTCGGTCAACTGCCGGGCTTAGATGACTTATCGATGACCACTAATGGTTCACGCTTAAGTAAACAGGCTCAGCCAATGCATGATGCAGGCCTTAAGCGCCTAAACATCAGTTTAGATACCTTAAACCCTGATCTATTTACCGAAATGACTCGCAATGGCAAAGTCGAACGTGTGATTGCGGGAATTGATGCCGCAAAAGCTGCAGGCTTTAAGCACATTAAAATCAATGCGGTAATTTTACGTGGTAAAAACGATCATGAAGTCATTGATTTAATCAATTTCTGCCGTGAGCGAGAACTCGACATCGCCTTTATTGAAGAAATGCCATTAGGTGTCATGGACGAGCGTAAACGCAGCCGTCACTGCTCAAGCGAAGAAGTCAGAGGTATCATTGAAGATACTTACCCATTAATCCCTTCAAGTAAACGTACCGGTGGCCCAGCTCGTTATTACAAGATGGCCGACAGTGATATCCATATCGGTTTCATTTCGCCTCACAGTAACAACTTTTGCCACGAATGTAATCGCGTTCGCGTGACAGTAGAAGGTCGTTTATTGTTATGCTTAGGTAATGAGAACTCAGTTGATTTGAAATCAATCGTCCGTGAATTTCCTGGCGATATTGGCAAACTTAAAGATGCTATATTAGAAGGCATACAACACAAACCCAAAGAACATTATTTTGGCACGGATGATGACGTGCAAATCTTACGTTTTATGAACTCAACTGGCGGCTAG
- the mutM gene encoding bifunctional DNA-formamidopyrimidine glycosylase/DNA-(apurinic or apyrimidinic site) lyase produces MPELPEVEVTKQGISPHLVDQTVRDLVIRNASLRWPVPDICKNIIGQTIKQVRRRAKYLLIDTDAGITIVHLGMSGSLRILPANTPVEKHDHIDLVLENGRVLRYNDPRRFGAWLWYELPEEAHPLLIKLGPEPLSDDFNPQQLQAALANKKKAIKLCLMDNHIVVGVGNIYANEALFAAGIHPQAAAGNIDIERLTILVSEVKQILAQAIKQGGTTLKDFTNADGKPGYFAQKLHVYGRGGETCTECGNLLSEIKLGQRTTVFCGQCQTR; encoded by the coding sequence ATGCCTGAATTACCCGAAGTTGAAGTCACCAAACAAGGTATATCTCCACACCTTGTGGATCAGACTGTTCGAGATCTCGTCATTAGAAATGCCTCTCTACGCTGGCCAGTGCCTGACATCTGTAAAAACATCATTGGCCAAACGATTAAACAAGTTCGTCGCCGTGCGAAGTATCTCCTTATCGATACCGATGCGGGCATTACGATAGTACATTTAGGCATGTCAGGAAGCTTACGTATATTGCCTGCCAATACGCCCGTTGAAAAGCACGACCATATCGACCTAGTGTTAGAAAATGGTCGAGTACTGAGATATAACGACCCTCGCAGGTTTGGCGCTTGGCTTTGGTACGAGCTACCAGAAGAGGCTCATCCGTTGCTGATAAAACTCGGCCCTGAACCCCTAAGCGATGACTTTAACCCACAGCAGTTACAAGCAGCATTAGCCAACAAGAAAAAAGCCATTAAGCTATGCCTTATGGACAACCATATCGTCGTTGGCGTTGGGAACATTTATGCCAATGAGGCGCTATTTGCAGCAGGTATTCATCCACAAGCAGCGGCAGGAAATATCGATATAGAAAGACTGACGATATTAGTGAGTGAAGTAAAACAGATCCTTGCGCAAGCAATTAAGCAAGGTGGCACCACGTTGAAAGATTTTACCAATGCCGACGGTAAACCTGGCTACTTCGCTCAAAAGCTCCATGTTTATGGCCGCGGTGGTGAAACTTGTACCGAGTGCGGTAATTTGCTCAGCGAAATAAAGCTCGGCCAGCGCACCACCGTATTTTGTGGGCAGTGCCAAACACGATAA
- the coaD gene encoding pantetheine-phosphate adenylyltransferase produces the protein MHRRAIYPGTFDPVTNGHADLIERAAKLFRHVIIGIASNPSKQPLFTLEERVAQVNLVTAHLDNVEVVGFTGLLVDFAKEQNASVLVRGLRAVSDFEYEFQLANMNRRLSPDLESVFLTPAEENSFISSTLVKEVALHGGDVSQFVHADVASSVIQKIKNNKTK, from the coding sequence ATGCATAGACGCGCGATTTATCCGGGTACTTTTGATCCTGTCACAAATGGACATGCTGATTTGATTGAGCGAGCGGCGAAATTGTTTCGCCATGTGATTATCGGCATTGCTTCAAACCCTTCAAAACAACCTCTTTTTACTCTTGAAGAACGTGTAGCTCAAGTAAACTTGGTTACTGCTCATCTTGATAATGTTGAAGTCGTGGGTTTTACCGGCTTACTGGTTGATTTTGCTAAAGAGCAAAACGCCAGTGTATTAGTCAGGGGACTTCGTGCTGTGTCTGATTTTGAGTATGAATTTCAGTTGGCCAATATGAATCGTCGCTTAAGCCCTGATCTAGAAAGTGTCTTTTTGACTCCGGCTGAAGAGAATTCGTTTATCTCATCAACCTTAGTGAAAGAAGTTGCGCTGCACGGTGGAGATGTGAGCCAGTTTGTTCATGCTGATGTTGCCAGCTCTGTCATTCAAAAAATTAAAAACAACAAAACAAAATAG